A single window of Streptomyces aquilus DNA harbors:
- a CDS encoding DUF5133 domain-containing protein, with protein sequence MILPAERELRTALARFAEARIEYDASGGRRCGRALEDATYTLCVLTGARTADEALAAADALLLRYGARAESAAHEDRTLAA encoded by the coding sequence ATGATCCTTCCGGCTGAGAGAGAACTGCGGACCGCGCTGGCGCGTTTCGCCGAGGCCCGCATCGAGTACGACGCGTCGGGCGGCAGGCGGTGCGGCCGCGCGCTGGAGGACGCCACGTACACCCTCTGCGTACTGACCGGCGCCCGCACCGCCGACGAGGCCCTGGCCGCGGCGGACGCGCTGCTGCTGCGGTACGGCGCGCGCGCCGAGAGCGCCGCGCACGAGGACAGGACACTGGCGGCCTGA